The proteins below are encoded in one region of Verrucomicrobiia bacterium:
- a CDS encoding glycerate kinase has product MRVLIVPDKFKGTLAAGKVAEAMAAGWRRARPGDEVEELPMSDGGDGFGAVIGGLLGARTRWVQTVDAANRPIRARWWWAGGKGGDGESRGQAVIEAAQSNGLALLPTGRFHPVDLDTTGVGRLLTAAVGAGAERCLIGVGGSATNDGGFGVGRWLGWRFLDKEGHEIRKWTDLDQLMAIEAPAQGLPRGEFVVATDVGNPLLGPEGASRVYGPQKGLNRDDIVRAERCLRQLARVVEDTLGFSSERPGCGAAGGLGFGLQVFLKAGRELGFDVFARLSELARRVAGADLVLTGEGSVDESSLMGKGVGQLIECCARLGRPVVLVGGRVDLGRQRPGGILGVGSLVERVGEGQAMRRTAAALRTVTAGLAKELAKELGTLA; this is encoded by the coding sequence ATGCGCGTCCTGATCGTCCCGGACAAGTTCAAGGGGACCCTGGCCGCGGGAAAGGTGGCCGAGGCGATGGCGGCGGGCTGGCGTCGGGCACGACCGGGCGACGAGGTGGAGGAGCTGCCGATGAGCGACGGCGGGGATGGGTTCGGCGCGGTGATCGGCGGGTTGCTGGGGGCGCGGACGCGGTGGGTGCAGACCGTGGATGCGGCGAACCGTCCCATCCGGGCGCGCTGGTGGTGGGCGGGCGGGAAGGGGGGGGATGGGGAGTCCCGGGGGCAGGCGGTCATCGAGGCGGCGCAGTCGAACGGGTTGGCCCTGCTGCCGACAGGGCGGTTCCACCCGGTGGATCTCGATACCACGGGAGTCGGACGCCTGCTGACGGCGGCGGTGGGGGCGGGGGCGGAGCGATGTCTGATCGGGGTGGGGGGAAGCGCGACCAACGACGGCGGCTTCGGTGTGGGGCGCTGGCTGGGGTGGCGGTTTCTCGACAAGGAGGGGCACGAGATCCGGAAGTGGACTGACCTGGATCAACTGATGGCGATCGAAGCGCCGGCGCAGGGACTGCCCCGTGGGGAGTTCGTGGTGGCGACCGACGTGGGGAATCCGTTGCTGGGGCCGGAGGGGGCGTCCCGGGTGTACGGGCCCCAGAAGGGACTGAACCGCGACGACATTGTGAGGGCGGAGCGGTGCCTGCGGCAGTTGGCACGGGTGGTGGAGGACACGCTGGGTTTCAGCAGCGAACGGCCCGGGTGCGGCGCGGCCGGTGGGCTGGGATTCGGACTTCAGGTCTTCCTCAAGGCGGGCCGGGAGCTGGGCTTCGACGTATTTGCCCGGTTGTCCGAACTCGCACGGCGGGTGGCCGGTGCGGATCTGGTGCTGACCGGGGAGGGGTCGGTGGACGAGTCGAGCCTGATGGGCAAGGGGGTTGGGCAGTTGATCGAGTGTTGCGCCCGGTTGGGCAGGCCGGTGGTGCTGGTCGGGGGGCGCGTGGATCTGGGGCGCCAGCGGCCGGGCGGAATCCTTGGGGTGGGCAGCCTGGTCGAGCGTGTCGGGGAAGGGCAGGCCATGCGGCGCACGGCAGCCGCGCTGAGGACGGTCACTGCGGGACTGGCGAAGGAACTGGCGAAGGAACTGGGGACGTTGGCATGA
- the rsmI gene encoding 16S rRNA (cytidine(1402)-2'-O)-methyltransferase, which translates to MPAPAPPAAPHPPPLQPGTLYLVATPIGNLEDITLRALRTLRDCHAIAAEDTRHTGRLLQHFGIRKPLLSTHRFNEARRSAELLERLRHGECLALVTDAGTPGISDPGQRVVRAVLDAGCRVEAVPGPCAFIAALSASGLPTDTLHFIGFLPHKSGQRRRQIEALAPLEGTVALYESPYRIEKLLTDLAEVLPARPVVIARELTKRFEEFLRGTPSDLLATTRGRTWKGECTVLIGPALPQPIRSESTH; encoded by the coding sequence ATGCCCGCCCCAGCACCCCCGGCCGCCCCCCATCCACCCCCGCTCCAACCTGGCACCCTCTACCTCGTCGCCACCCCCATCGGAAACCTCGAAGACATCACCCTCCGCGCGCTCCGGACCCTCCGCGACTGCCATGCCATTGCCGCCGAGGACACCCGCCACACCGGACGCCTCCTCCAGCACTTCGGCATCCGAAAGCCCCTCCTCAGCACCCACCGCTTCAACGAAGCCCGGCGCAGCGCTGAACTCCTCGAACGCCTCCGTCATGGCGAATGCCTCGCCCTCGTCACCGACGCCGGCACCCCCGGCATCAGCGACCCCGGCCAGCGCGTCGTTCGTGCCGTCCTCGACGCCGGATGCCGTGTCGAAGCCGTGCCCGGACCCTGCGCCTTCATCGCCGCCCTCTCCGCCAGCGGATTGCCCACCGACACCCTTCACTTCATCGGATTCCTGCCTCACAAGTCCGGTCAACGCCGCCGCCAGATCGAAGCCCTCGCTCCCCTCGAAGGAACCGTCGCCCTCTACGAATCCCCCTATCGCATCGAAAAGCTCCTCACCGATCTCGCCGAAGTCCTCCCCGCACGCCCCGTCGTCATCGCCCGCGAACTCACCAAACGCTTCGAGGAATTCTTGCGCGGAACCCCCTCCGACCTCCTTGCCACCACCCGCGGCCGCACCTGGAAAGGCGAATGCACCGTCCTCATCGGACCCGCCCTCCCCCAGCCCATCCGCTCGGAATCCACGCATTAG
- a CDS encoding sigma-70 family RNA polymerase sigma factor yields the protein MKTADQLLHDYAELGSEAAFADLVGRYLDLVHSVALRRVHGDLHLARDIAQTVFADLARQAVARRAPNVADEGHLAAWLHRHTCFVASNVRRAEQRRQTRERLATTMDAPEPSPDAAWPQLAPVLDEAIQELGPADRHAILLRFYERLDFRAVGAALGISDDTAQKRVSRALERLRSLLVTRGVTLSVPLLAGLLAERAIVAAPPDWGTALAPAASHLARTQPQALVPATTGLLSWLASLPFKGFLAAGVVTVATVATLTWFRTSDSDVPSSTPAPNAILGRPGTAPDTAQPPQARVTPDTEAFATSAASSPTAPASDSHLRLTLLAADTGLPIPNAPVEYRGWRESRFQGRSLTGDEHGECLVEVDPGTTWLQLTTRIEGFADTRLEWRPDRGIAIPSAWTLRLERAVPIGGTVIDADGLPVAGAKVGFYHESDLTRRPGPENHEFSWIEVETDAAGRWRIQRIAGSMLRHLYGSASHPDHVGSPMIFVNRIADAETRLRDSSWVFQLGRAVTVTGIVVDRDDRPVPGASVRVGRVSESGSRETTADRDGAFAIPGCRPGGNFVTATAEGFAPTTLETELAPDAPPVRLVLDRGRPLRIRVVDQAGNPVPGANVWLDIFNHGARHTAPGQTPPPPPIQVQFNPLTDALGGVVWWDAPDREMQFDFHKRGHMRVSSVPLRPAEEEHVVVLPPALVVSGTVTDATSGQPVPGFRMTVGWPDTSGSPRWSTLDRFLLDFEGGTFRHAMEEAAIGGMANPGYLFKFEADDYAPFVSRHVAHDEGDVSLEIRLEPAATVQVTVLGPDQRPVPDADVGQVTEGAQLKLLPGRLDRRFTTHLATDAQGQFRWSPDPEVLRVLVVHPVGFAMVQPADLSRDPTVRLQPWARIEGLVWQGGQPASNALFTLSFPDLPLQAADFDFEGFRPSSDAEGRFTFPLAPPVPLQLIQLLETSHAPGRTSWGHKPRGRLDLKPGETHRVELGLNDRLVRLGLRLPPGMDGILHFAVLATATPIPPAAIRQDPDALQRWARQPDIRAALAGAVHIPLAPTSDRRWESGEVPPGSYHVQAGLLPAGVQPGPGTIPTMLIAPIIVPEHSDPSLIDLGEILLQPLD from the coding sequence ATGAAGACCGCCGACCAACTGCTGCACGATTACGCCGAACTCGGCTCCGAGGCCGCCTTCGCCGACCTCGTCGGCCGCTACCTCGACCTTGTCCATTCCGTCGCCCTTCGCCGCGTCCATGGCGACCTGCATCTCGCCAGGGACATCGCCCAGACCGTGTTCGCCGACCTCGCCCGTCAGGCCGTCGCGCGCCGCGCCCCAAACGTCGCCGACGAGGGACACCTCGCCGCCTGGCTCCATCGCCACACCTGCTTCGTCGCCTCCAACGTCCGTCGGGCCGAACAACGCCGCCAAACCCGCGAGCGCCTCGCCACCACCATGGATGCCCCCGAACCCTCCCCCGACGCCGCCTGGCCTCAGCTCGCCCCCGTCCTCGATGAAGCCATCCAGGAACTCGGCCCCGCCGATCGCCATGCCATCCTCCTCCGCTTTTACGAACGCCTCGATTTCCGCGCCGTCGGGGCCGCCCTCGGCATCAGCGACGACACCGCCCAAAAGCGGGTCAGTCGCGCCCTCGAACGCCTGCGTTCCCTCCTCGTCACCCGCGGCGTCACCCTCTCCGTCCCGCTGCTCGCCGGGCTCCTGGCCGAACGCGCGATCGTTGCCGCCCCGCCCGATTGGGGAACCGCCCTCGCCCCCGCGGCCAGTCACCTCGCCCGAACCCAGCCTCAAGCCCTCGTCCCCGCCACCACCGGACTTCTCTCCTGGCTCGCCAGCCTCCCCTTCAAGGGGTTCCTCGCCGCCGGTGTCGTCACCGTGGCCACCGTCGCCACCCTCACCTGGTTCCGGACGTCCGATTCCGACGTTCCCTCCTCAACCCCCGCCCCGAATGCCATCCTCGGCCGTCCGGGAACCGCCCCCGACACGGCCCAGCCCCCACAGGCCCGGGTCACGCCCGACACAGAGGCCTTCGCAACCTCGGCCGCCTCCTCCCCGACCGCGCCCGCATCGGACTCCCACCTTCGCCTCACCCTCCTCGCCGCCGACACCGGCCTTCCCATCCCCAACGCCCCGGTCGAGTACCGCGGCTGGCGTGAATCCCGCTTCCAGGGACGTTCCCTGACCGGCGACGAACACGGCGAGTGCCTTGTCGAAGTCGATCCAGGCACCACCTGGCTCCAGCTCACCACCCGCATCGAGGGCTTCGCCGACACCCGCCTCGAATGGCGCCCGGACCGCGGCATCGCCATCCCCTCCGCCTGGACCCTTCGCCTGGAACGGGCCGTGCCCATCGGCGGCACCGTCATCGACGCCGATGGCCTCCCCGTCGCCGGAGCCAAGGTCGGATTCTATCACGAATCCGACCTCACCCGCCGCCCCGGTCCGGAAAACCACGAGTTCTCCTGGATCGAAGTCGAAACCGATGCCGCCGGTCGCTGGCGCATCCAACGCATCGCCGGTTCCATGCTCCGCCACCTCTACGGCAGCGCCAGTCATCCCGACCACGTCGGGTCCCCCATGATCTTCGTCAACCGCATCGCCGATGCCGAAACCCGCCTGCGCGACAGTTCCTGGGTCTTCCAACTCGGCCGCGCCGTGACCGTCACCGGCATCGTGGTGGATCGCGACGATCGCCCGGTCCCGGGCGCCTCGGTCCGGGTCGGACGTGTCAGCGAATCCGGCAGCCGCGAAACCACCGCCGATCGCGACGGAGCCTTCGCCATCCCCGGCTGCAGGCCCGGCGGCAACTTCGTCACCGCCACCGCAGAAGGTTTCGCCCCCACCACCCTCGAAACCGAACTCGCCCCCGACGCGCCACCCGTCCGCCTCGTCCTTGATCGGGGACGCCCCCTTCGCATTCGCGTCGTGGATCAGGCCGGCAATCCCGTTCCAGGCGCCAACGTCTGGCTCGATATCTTCAACCATGGCGCCCGGCACACAGCTCCAGGTCAGACCCCCCCTCCGCCTCCCATCCAGGTTCAGTTCAATCCCCTGACCGACGCCCTCGGCGGCGTCGTGTGGTGGGACGCCCCGGACCGCGAAATGCAGTTCGACTTCCACAAGCGCGGCCACATGCGCGTCAGCAGCGTTCCCCTGCGCCCGGCCGAAGAGGAACACGTCGTCGTCCTTCCACCCGCCCTCGTCGTCTCCGGCACGGTCACCGACGCCACGTCCGGCCAGCCCGTCCCCGGCTTCCGCATGACCGTCGGCTGGCCGGATACCTCCGGCTCGCCCCGCTGGAGCACCCTTGACCGGTTCCTCCTGGACTTCGAGGGCGGGACCTTTCGCCACGCCATGGAAGAGGCCGCCATCGGAGGCATGGCCAATCCAGGTTACCTCTTCAAGTTCGAGGCCGACGACTACGCCCCGTTCGTCAGCCGCCACGTCGCCCACGACGAAGGCGACGTCTCCCTCGAAATCCGCCTCGAACCCGCCGCCACTGTCCAGGTGACCGTACTCGGACCGGACCAGCGTCCCGTGCCGGACGCCGACGTCGGACAGGTCACCGAAGGCGCCCAACTGAAGCTGCTCCCCGGCCGTCTCGACCGCCGGTTCACCACCCACCTCGCCACCGATGCCCAGGGACAGTTCCGCTGGTCCCCGGACCCCGAAGTGCTCCGGGTCCTGGTCGTGCATCCCGTCGGCTTTGCCATGGTCCAGCCCGCCGACCTCTCCAGGGACCCCACAGTCCGGCTTCAACCCTGGGCCCGCATCGAGGGCCTCGTCTGGCAGGGCGGGCAGCCCGCTTCCAACGCGCTGTTCACCCTTTCGTTCCCGGACCTGCCCCTCCAGGCGGCCGACTTCGACTTCGAAGGCTTCCGCCCGTCGAGCGATGCCGAAGGCCGCTTCACCTTCCCCCTCGCGCCCCCTGTTCCCCTCCAGCTCATCCAATTGCTGGAAACTTCTCATGCGCCGGGCCGCACCTCCTGGGGCCACAAGCCCCGCGGCCGTCTCGACTTGAAACCCGGCGAAACCCACCGCGTGGAACTCGGCCTCAACGACCGCCTGGTCCGCCTCGGCCTCCGCCTGCCTCCCGGCATGGACGGCATCCTCCACTTCGCCGTCCTTGCCACCGCGACCCCCATTCCTCCAGCCGCCATCCGCCAGGACCCGGACGCCCTCCAGCGCTGGGCCCGGCAACCGGACATCCGCGCCGCTCTCGCGGGAGCCGTCCATATCCCCCTCGCGCCCACCTCCGACCGGCGCTGGGAATCCGGCGAAGTCCCGCCCGGCAGCTACCACGTTCAGGCCGGCCTGTTGCCCGCCGGGGTCCAACCCGGTCCCGGCACGATCCCCACCATGCTCATTGCCCCCATTATCGTCCCCGAACACTCCGACCCCTCCCTGATCGACCTCGGCGAAATCCTCCTCCAACCCCTCGACTGA